DNA sequence from the Sinorhizobium sp. RAC02 genome:
TGAGCATCGGCCTGATCGACGGGTAGAAGCCGGAGAGGAACGGCGTGCCATCGGCGCGGAACACCACCCAGGAATAGCCGACGAGAACCAGCGCATTGACGATGCAGAGCGCCACCATCGCCTCGACCAGCGTGCCGTTGTAGGCGCCATAGGCGACCGCGGCGGTTGTGACGACGGCGCGGCCGACCGCCCACCAGAACAGCGCGCCGCCATGGCCGGAGCCCTTGAGGTAGGGGATGAACGTGCTGCACGGCGTCAGCAAGCCCTTGGAAAGCGCGAGCAGCCCGAGCACCGGCCACGCCGCGGCCCATTGCGCGCCGAAGAGCAGCAGCATGGAGGGCTTTGCCAGCGCCCAGAGGCCGAACATCATGGGCGCGAGCAGCAGCGTCGTCACCTGTGTGCTCAGCATCAGCGCCTGCGACCGGCGCTCCCGGTCATGCATCATGGCGCTGAAGGCTGGGAAAAGCACGCCCATGACGGCCGACAGCACCACCTGGTTGGGAATGCTGGAAAAGCGGTTGGCGGCGGAATAGGCGCCGGCATCCGCAAGGCCAAGGAAACGCGATATGACGACCATCGGTGACTGGAAGGTGATGAAATTGGCGATTTCCGAGCCCATCAGACCGAGGCTGTAGCGCGTGAGCCTAGCGACCTCGCGCGGGCGGAAACGCAGGCTCGGCAGATAGCGGGAGACGAAGAAGAGGCCCGCAAGCCGGATGACGCCTGACACGAAGAGCTGCGTCACCAGCGCCCAGACGCCGAAGCCGGCAAGCGCCATGATGACCGCCGCGATGGCCGCGACCGATTCGGAGATCATGCTCCACAGCGCATCCTTGCTGAACTGCATGCGCCGCGCGACGAGCGCATAGGCGACGTCGCCCGCGAGCTGCAAGGGAATGAGCAGGCACATGAGATGCAGCAGATAGGCCGCATCGGCCGCGCCGAACCACTCGGCGAGCGGCTCCGCCCAGATGTAGAGCCCTGCCGCCATCAGGCAGGCGAGCACCAGATTGGCCCAGAAAACCGAGTGGATCGTCTCCTCGTCTTCCTTCGGTTCGAGGATGAGGGCGGAGGCAAGACCGGCCCCGCCGATCATCGCCAGGAACTGCACGACGGCCAGCGCCACGGCCACCGCGCCGAACTCTTCCGGCGTCAGCAACCTTGCCAGAATGGGCACCGTGACAAATTTAAGCCCGAATGTGCTTGTCTTGGATAGGACGCTCCAGCCGACGTTTCGTGTCACCGACGTCGCGTTCACTTGCTGGGACATGGCGGATTCCTATCGAAAAAGGAGCCTCGACGACGACGAAAAGCCTGCGCCGGAAACGGCCGCGCCCCGGTGGGAGGAGACCATGCGAAACTCTTTCTAGAGAAACCACAGGGACGAAAAGATGGCGAAGCTGACAGTTATCATCCCCTTCTATCAGAAGGAGCCGGGCATCCTGACGCGTGCACTCGCATCGGTGTTTGCCCAAAGTTTCAACGACTTCGACGTCATTGTCGTCGACGATGAATCGCCGTATCCGGCCGATGGCGACATCGTGACTTTTTCGGAATCGGAGCGCGCGCGGTTGCGCATCATCCGCCAGGAGAATGCCGGGCCGGGTGGCGCGCGCAACACCGGGCTCGATCACGTGCCGGCTGATTCGGCCTTCGTCGCCTTCCTTGATTCGGACGACGCGTGGGCGCCCGATCACCTCGCCGTCGCCCATGCGGCGATGACGGCGTTCGAGGCCGACTGCTACTTCGCCTCAATTACCGGCGGCGATGCCTTCTACTATCACTTCGGCGTCGCCGACCTCGAAAAGACCGAAACGGTCGAGCGGTTGAGCGACGATCCGCTGCTCATCGAGATACCCGGGCTGACGCAGGTCATGCTCAAGAACTGGAGCTTTCTCCACCTCTCCTCGATGGTGATCAGTCGGCCTTTGTTCGAAAAGGTGCGTTTCGACGCGGCCCTCCGGCTTGCCGCGGAGGATGTGCTGTTCTTCTGCGATTGCGTGCTCGCCGCCCGTCGCGTGGTGCTGAGCGGTGAAGCCGGCGCGGTGCGCGGCGAGGGCCTCAACATCTTCCACGGCGTCGATAACGATTCGCCGCAATTCCTGCACCAGCAGTTCAATACCTGGGTGGCGCTCGATCGGCTGGAATCACGGTTTGCCGGCCGGCCGGTGGAGGCCGCATCGCTGCGCTCCTATAAACAGACGGCGCGGCGCCAGGCGCTGTGGAGCCAGGCGCGGCTGGTCAAGCGCCGCAAGCTTCCCCAGTTCGACATGCTGGCGCGCTGGGCGATGCGCGACCCGCGCATCATCACCAGCGCTTTCGGGCTCGCCGTCGGCAAATTCTCCCGTTGACCCAGCGGCGGGCCACTGGCGGCCCGTCCTTTCGAGAAACGCCATTGCAAGGAGTGGGACATGAAGCCCTATTACTGGGAATCGGAACATGGCAATTTCGGTGACGACCTCAATCTCTGGCTCTGGGACTTCCTGCTGCCCGGCTTCCGGGAGGTGCATCCGGATGTGCTTCTGGTCGGCGTCGGCACGGTCCTGAACCGGGCGCTGCTGCCGGAAGAAGGGCGCAAGCTCGTCCTCGGCAGTGGTTTCGGCTACGGAAACCTACCGGACACGCGCGACAGAAACCTTTGGGATATTCGCTGCGTTCGCGGTCCGTTGACGGCGGAAAAGGTGGGCGTACCGGCGGATCTGGGCGTCATCGATCCGGCGGTTCTCGTCGCCGACATGCCGGAATTCGCAAATCTGCCGAAGCGCTACAAGCAGTCTTTCGTTCCTCATTGGGAATCAGCGGTGGCCGGGCTTTGGCCGGTCATCTGCGCCATGGCCGGCCTGCACTACATCGATCCGCGTGGCGAGGCGAAAGACGTGATCCGCCAGATCGCGCAGTCGGAGTTGATCGTCGCCGAATCCATGCACGGCGCCATCCTTGCCGATGCCTTTCGCGTGCCGTGGGTGGCGGTCAGCACATCCGACAGCATCAACAGCTTCAAATGGCGCGACTGGGCGTCGACGGTCGGCGTCGAGCACAAACCAAGGCGCATCCCGATCTCGACGCGAGCGGAAGCGATCATCAAGGGGGCGCGCTTCTGGGGTGTCGACTATGACAGGCAAGGGGCGGCAGCCGTTGCCGTGGAGCCTGACAAGGTCGAGGAGGGCGACGTTGTCGTCGCGCAGGCGGCGCACAAGCCGGGTTTGCGCCTAGCGGCCAAGCAGGTGCTGGCGGCACCCTCGACTTTGGCTCTCTGGCAGGCAAGCCGGACAGCCCCCCAGCTCAGCACCGATGCGCGCCTGTCCGAGCGCAAGGCACGGCTTTATGAGGTGCTGGAGAGCGTGCGCCGCGACTATCTCTAGTCGCGACGTGCTGCCGAGTTTGCGGGCAGAAGGTAGCGCAGCCCGCGGTCTTGCGGTGCAGGCGGTTGTGGCCGGCGGCGTGCGGCATCGACCTTGTCGCGCAGGATGCCGCCGGCAATCGCCGGCACGGCAGCGGGGTTCGCAAAGGCATAGGCCAGCGCAGCACCGGCTCCGCGTTCCCGCCGGCTGTCGAGGAAATGGCGCAATGCATGCCGGTCGCCGATCTGCCGGCAGTGCCGGCGCATGACGCCGACGGCGTCCGGGGGCACGTCGCCCGTCGCAAGGATGGCGCGTTCCGCGTCGCGAAGTGCTTCAAGGTCCTTCGTGCGGTGCTGTCCGCTGAGCGAATTGGCACGCACCACGGCACCATAGCCGCAGCTCTCGATAACGGTGTACCGCGCACCCTTCAGGAGGGCGCGCACATAGAGTTCGTAATCCTCGCCTAGACGCATGTCCTCGCGATAGCGCAGTTCGTGCGCATCGAGAAACGCCCGTCGCATCACCGGCTTGAGAAAGCCCAGCTCGCCGCGCGGCGCGCCGCGGCGGGAGATGTTGCCGAGAATGAAGGACTTGAGGTCGAGCTGGCGCGGGCGAGGGGCGAAGCGCGCCGGCTGCTGGGCGAGGTCGGGCGTCTCCATGAAGGCGATGTTGTCGGCGATGAAGTCCCAGTCCGTGCAGGCGAGAAGTTGGCGAAAGCGGCCGGGAAAGAAGAAGTCGTCGGCGTCGAGGATGCTGATCAACGGCGCGCGGGAGATGGCGATGGCGTGATTGCGGGCCGCAGACGGTCCCCGGTTTACCCGAAACCGGATGATCTCGAGCCGCCCGCTTCCATCGTCAGCCTCGGCCGCCGCCGCCATGGTGCGGTCGTCCGATCCGTCATCCACAACCACGACCTCCGCCACTTCCGGCTCTGCCAGAGCCGAGCGCACAGCGCGCCCGATGGTCTCCTGCGCATTCTTCGCGGCAATGATAACGCAGACCTTTTCCTGCTGGGTCACGATCCATTCCTCTCTCGCATTGAACTGTCGAGGCGCAGGGCAAGCCTACGCTGCAACGCAGCATGAAAGGCAAAGGGGGCACAAAAACGGCCCGCCGCAAATTGTGCGGATCAGAACTTGGAGTGGCCGGGCTCGTTGATCGACACGGGCACCTTCGGCTTGGCGGCGTCGAGTTCCTGTTTGCCGCGCAGGCCCTGGTCCGTTTCGGCCTTGCGCTGCTTGGCCGTCCGCCAGACCAGGAAGAGCGTCATCAGGAAATAACCGACCTGTATGAGAACGGCGCAGATCAGCGTCTGAATCGCCGTCGTCGTGATCGAGCCCGTCGCGAAATAGGTCACGATGGCGAAAGCGACGAGCGCAACCACCATGCTCAGGAAAAAACGCGGCGCGTAGGCCGTGCTGTCCCGCCATTTCGTTTCCGGTGCACGTTTCATCGGTGGTTCCGCCTTCTCCTCTGAGGCTCGGTCGAACTATAGGGGCCAGTTGCCGCCTTCGCAATCACTGGTGTTAACCAGTCCGCGGCAGGGCCAGTTCCAATTCTCCCCGATTTGTCTTGTGGTTCCGTTAAGGCAGATTCGGCCCGTTGCGGAACGCACGCCTTCTTGCTGCCCAGATTCCGACATGATTTTTGCGCGCTGGACGCTGGCTACGCCGATGGCGCGAGTTTGTCGATGAGGGGCGCACCCGATGGGTTGCGCGCTCCTCGGTGCGCGATCAACTTTTGTTACAAAGCCAGCGACATGTCGCGGAAAAATGTGCGCCGCAATATAATATTGCATCGCAAAAATTTGCGCCTTTGTGGTGTATACAAGTTGCCGAATGTGAAGCCGATATGTGAAGTTTCTTACTTTTCGTGTTTTACTGGGCGGAGTGCGCGCGTCAAAAGAATTGATACGAAGCTTAAACCCCTTGAAATGAGCCATTTGTTCTCAGTTTATGCTTTGCCTGTCTGAGAATGATGAGTGGCCTCCTTTAGTTTAACCTTTAAATTAGGATATCAAGATCCTCTTAAATACGCTCTGCCTGTTTTTTAATCGACAGATAACGCTTCAAAAAACAAACTGTGACCATACACTCCGCATTGGATGTCTGAACACGTCCGGGGGGACCCGACCAAATCGCAAATTGAAATGGAGCCATCTCTATGAAGTCCGCGAGTCGATCGGCCAGTTCGCCGTTTTTTAGTTCGGCCATAACCGGCGCTCCACCGATAGGGGGAATATCGAAACGGAGCTTTGATATTCTGGTGGCGCTTGCTGCCCTAGTCGTGCTCAGCCCGATCTTCGTGCTGATCATGGCGCTTGTGAAATATTCCGACGGCGGCAGTGTCTTCTACGGACACCGTCGCATCGGATACAACGGATCGATGTTCCGGTGCCTGAAGTTCCGGACCATGGCGGAAAACGGCGACACCGTTCTGCAGCAGTATTTCGAGCAGAACCCCGCCGCCCATGAGGAATGGCGCATGACGCGCAAGCTGCAGGACGATCCGCGTGTGACCGTCGTCGGCACCGTCCTGCGCAAGCTCAGCCTCGATGAGCTGCCTCAGCTCATCAACATCCTTCGAGGCGAGATGAGCATCGTCGGCCCGCGTCCGGTCGTCGAGGACGAGCTGGAGCTCTATGAGGCCTCGGCGGTCTACTACCTTCAGACCCGTCCAGGCCTCACGGGCCTGTGGCAGGTGAGCGGCCGCAACGACGTGTCCTATTCGGCGCGAATCGAATTCGACACGCATTATGTGCGCAACTGGTCGCTTGCCGCCGACCTCGTCATCGTTGCCCGCACCATTCCTGCCGTTTGCATGTCACGCGGCAGCTATTGATCCGAAGCTCTCTCCCGCATGCCCTCGTGGCTGCGGGAGACCAGAGACAGAGGTTTCCATGAAGATGATTTCGCACGCGGCTTCCGCCGCGGCTGCTTTTCGCACGGCGGTGCTTGGCGGGCTTTGCCTGCTGTTGGCGCTTTCGGCCCAGCCCGTCTCCGCAGCCGAGTACCGGCTGGGGGTAATGGACAAGCTGCGGATCCGCGTTGCGGAATGGCAGACGGCCGAAGGTGCCATCCGCGACTGGAGTGCGGTCAGCGGCGACTACAGCGTCGGGGCCGATGGCTCCGTCTCATTGCCGTTCATCGGGCAACTGCCGGCCGATGGCCGCACATCCGGCGAACTTGCCGAGGAGATCGGCAAGAAGATGCAGATCCTCTTCGGCCTGCGCGACCGGCCATCCGCTTCGGTGGAGATTGCCGAATACCGACCGGTCTATCTTGCCGGCGAGGTGCAGACGCCGGGCGCCTATCCCTATTCGCCGGGCCTCACCGTGCTCAAGGCCGTCAGCTTCGGCGGCGGCCTGCGGCGCGCGGATGCCGGCCAGCGGTTCGCCCGCGACTTCCTGCGTTCCGAAGGAGAGGCGGCCGTCTACCTCGCCGAGCGCAATCGTCTCTTGATCCGCCGGGCGCGCGTCGCGGCCGAAATGAGCGGAACCGAGGGCATCGAAATGCCGAAGGAGCTCGCCACGTCGCAGGAGGCCGGTGCCATCCTGGAAAGCGAAAAGGCGCTGAAGACCTCGCGGGAAAGGCGGCTGCGGGTGCAATTGACCGCGCTTGCCGACCTCAAGTCGCTGCTCACCAACGAAATCGAGGCGCTCGGCAAGAAATCGGAAACGCAGACCCGCCAGCTTGAACTCGTGCAGGGCGACTTGACGAAGGTGGATACGCTTGCCGAGAAGGGGCTCGCCATCAGTTCCCGCCGCCTGGCGCTGGAGCAGCGCACCGCCGACCTCCAGGCTGCCTTGCTCGACATCGATACCGCCTCGCTGAAGGCCAAACAGGACATCAACAAGGCGACGCAGGACGAGACCAACCTGCAGAACGATTGGGATTCGCAGCTGGCGCAGGAGTTGCAGAATACCGAGCAGGAACTCGA
Encoded proteins:
- a CDS encoding lipopolysaccharide biosynthesis protein; this encodes MSQQVNATSVTRNVGWSVLSKTSTFGLKFVTVPILARLLTPEEFGAVAVALAVVQFLAMIGGAGLASALILEPKEDEETIHSVFWANLVLACLMAAGLYIWAEPLAEWFGAADAAYLLHLMCLLIPLQLAGDVAYALVARRMQFSKDALWSMISESVAAIAAVIMALAGFGVWALVTQLFVSGVIRLAGLFFVSRYLPSLRFRPREVARLTRYSLGLMGSEIANFITFQSPMVVISRFLGLADAGAYSAANRFSSIPNQVVLSAVMGVLFPAFSAMMHDRERRSQALMLSTQVTTLLLAPMMFGLWALAKPSMLLLFGAQWAAAWPVLGLLALSKGLLTPCSTFIPYLKGSGHGGALFWWAVGRAVVTTAAVAYGAYNGTLVEAMVALCIVNALVLVGYSWVVFRADGTPFLSGFYPSIRPMLTAALMAIVVRYALDHYLALHVHTVLQVGLGILLGGVIYTALVVLTERPLLRKLIALVRRPKPQTAASLP
- a CDS encoding glycosyltransferase family 2 protein, with the protein product MAKLTVIIPFYQKEPGILTRALASVFAQSFNDFDVIVVDDESPYPADGDIVTFSESERARLRIIRQENAGPGGARNTGLDHVPADSAFVAFLDSDDAWAPDHLAVAHAAMTAFEADCYFASITGGDAFYYHFGVADLEKTETVERLSDDPLLIEIPGLTQVMLKNWSFLHLSSMVISRPLFEKVRFDAALRLAAEDVLFFCDCVLAARRVVLSGEAGAVRGEGLNIFHGVDNDSPQFLHQQFNTWVALDRLESRFAGRPVEAASLRSYKQTARRQALWSQARLVKRRKLPQFDMLARWAMRDPRIITSAFGLAVGKFSR
- a CDS encoding polysaccharide pyruvyl transferase family protein; this encodes MKPYYWESEHGNFGDDLNLWLWDFLLPGFREVHPDVLLVGVGTVLNRALLPEEGRKLVLGSGFGYGNLPDTRDRNLWDIRCVRGPLTAEKVGVPADLGVIDPAVLVADMPEFANLPKRYKQSFVPHWESAVAGLWPVICAMAGLHYIDPRGEAKDVIRQIAQSELIVAESMHGAILADAFRVPWVAVSTSDSINSFKWRDWASTVGVEHKPRRIPISTRAEAIIKGARFWGVDYDRQGAAAVAVEPDKVEEGDVVVAQAAHKPGLRLAAKQVLAAPSTLALWQASRTAPQLSTDARLSERKARLYEVLESVRRDYL
- a CDS encoding glycosyltransferase, coding for MTQQEKVCVIIAAKNAQETIGRAVRSALAEPEVAEVVVVDDGSDDRTMAAAAEADDGSGRLEIIRFRVNRGPSAARNHAIAISRAPLISILDADDFFFPGRFRQLLACTDWDFIADNIAFMETPDLAQQPARFAPRPRQLDLKSFILGNISRRGAPRGELGFLKPVMRRAFLDAHELRYREDMRLGEDYELYVRALLKGARYTVIESCGYGAVVRANSLSGQHRTKDLEALRDAERAILATGDVPPDAVGVMRRHCRQIGDRHALRHFLDSRRERGAGAALAYAFANPAAVPAIAGGILRDKVDAARRRPQPPAPQDRGLRYLLPANSAARRD
- a CDS encoding exopolysaccharide production repressor protein, encoding MKRAPETKWRDSTAYAPRFFLSMVVALVAFAIVTYFATGSITTTAIQTLICAVLIQVGYFLMTLFLVWRTAKQRKAETDQGLRGKQELDAAKPKVPVSINEPGHSKF
- a CDS encoding sugar transferase produces the protein MKSASRSASSPFFSSAITGAPPIGGISKRSFDILVALAALVVLSPIFVLIMALVKYSDGGSVFYGHRRIGYNGSMFRCLKFRTMAENGDTVLQQYFEQNPAAHEEWRMTRKLQDDPRVTVVGTVLRKLSLDELPQLINILRGEMSIVGPRPVVEDELELYEASAVYYLQTRPGLTGLWQVSGRNDVSYSARIEFDTHYVRNWSLAADLVIVARTIPAVCMSRGSY
- a CDS encoding polysaccharide biosynthesis/export family protein — translated: MISHAASAAAAFRTAVLGGLCLLLALSAQPVSAAEYRLGVMDKLRIRVAEWQTAEGAIRDWSAVSGDYSVGADGSVSLPFIGQLPADGRTSGELAEEIGKKMQILFGLRDRPSASVEIAEYRPVYLAGEVQTPGAYPYSPGLTVLKAVSFGGGLRRADAGQRFARDFLRSEGEAAVYLAERNRLLIRRARVAAEMSGTEGIEMPKELATSQEAGAILESEKALKTSRERRLRVQLTALADLKSLLTNEIEALGKKSETQTRQLELVQGDLTKVDTLAEKGLAISSRRLALEQRTADLQAALLDIDTASLKAKQDINKATQDETNLQNDWDSQLAQELQNTEQELDTLTLKLGTSRDLMSEALMQSADAASLRGGLSAANIAYSILRTAEGKTEQIRATETTPVLPGDIVKVDVAVGTQ